The Hippopotamus amphibius kiboko isolate mHipAmp2 chromosome 3, mHipAmp2.hap2, whole genome shotgun sequence genomic interval aaaagacaaaaaatagtCAATGATCAAAATTGATTTGCTAATTTAAATGTGCACTAATCGGTCAGAGAATATAGAAATGTTACATAGCTATGAACAAAATGTCTACCTTATTTGACAATTTCTCTTGAATTATTTTCCGTATTGCTCTTTTAACATCTTTGTTCCGAAGGCTGTAGATCAAAGGGTTTAACATAGGACTCACAAAGATATAAAAAACAGCTACGATTTTGCCCTGTGCTACAGATGCCTCAGACGGGGGCCTCAGATGCATGCAGAACAGTGTCCCATAAAAGACAGTGACAGCCATCAGATGGGacccacaggtggagaaggccctGCGCCTCCCCTCTGCAGAGCACATACGCAGAATggccatgaaaatgaaaatgtaggaGATGAGGATGATGGTGAGAGAACACGTGAGGTTGAAACCAGCCACCACGAACATGGCAGTCTCCTTGGCATAGGTATCTGAGCAGGCCAGGACTAAGAGGGGTGGGTCTGCACAGTAAAAGTGGTTGATTTTGTTGGGTCCACAGAAGGAGAGACGGAACATCAGGATGGTCTGTGCTAGGCCATTTGCAAAACCATAAATATAAGGAGTAGCAACAAGAGAGAGGCAGACACAGCGGGACATTTTGCTGGCATATAACaagggtt includes:
- the LOC130848678 gene encoding olfactory receptor 1030-like, with translation MVKENCTIVMEFILLGLTNQAELQPVLFVVLLVIYLVTVVGNVSLILLIRSDSKLHTPMYFFLSHLSFVDLCYATTVTPQMLVNLLSKRKTISFLGCVIQFQFFISLGITDCYMLTVMAYDRYMAICKPLLYASKMSRCVCLSLVATPYIYGFANGLAQTILMFRLSFCGPNKINHFYCADPPLLVLACSDTYAKETAMFVVAGFNLTCSLTIILISYIFIFMAILRMCSAEGRRRAFSTCGSHLMAVTVFYGTLFCMHLRPPSEASVAQGKIVAVFYIFVSPMLNPLIYSLRNKDVKRAIRKIIQEKLSNKVDILFIAM